In one window of Frigoriglobus tundricola DNA:
- a CDS encoding TIGR03009 domain-containing protein has product MRLTCTVLAVLMLAACPPRRSRVVYVPVQPCVQPLVVSAPPVVVAQAPPPHEPSGRASDPAVEALLAEWERKMADVRSLRMEIAFKRTDPVFKKDTHYSGSVLWLKPHFVVLRLENSADPTKTDYEAYICDGKSIFAYNGVQKTITEIQLPLNNLQANEPPANDPLSQWLSSLWTKWTDHLLYQALIEIKAKDVSARFDITLFKKDEHYLYLDIKPRSDADKREFQHIRVALYGPEPATQKWAYLPAQVYVLRPSMDAEVWKFTNPQVNLPGVDEKNFTFVPIKGWDVKQVPAQVRPDAKP; this is encoded by the coding sequence GTGCGCCTCACCTGCACCGTCCTGGCCGTTCTGATGCTCGCGGCGTGCCCCCCGCGCCGGTCGCGGGTCGTGTACGTTCCGGTTCAGCCGTGCGTTCAACCGCTCGTCGTCTCCGCGCCGCCGGTGGTCGTAGCGCAAGCCCCGCCGCCCCACGAACCGTCCGGGCGGGCGAGCGACCCCGCGGTCGAAGCGCTCCTGGCCGAGTGGGAAAGGAAAATGGCGGACGTTCGGAGCTTGCGCATGGAGATCGCATTCAAGCGCACAGACCCGGTGTTCAAGAAGGATACCCACTACAGCGGGTCGGTGCTGTGGCTGAAACCGCACTTCGTGGTCCTGCGCTTGGAGAACTCCGCCGACCCGACGAAAACCGACTACGAGGCGTACATCTGCGATGGCAAATCGATATTCGCGTACAACGGCGTCCAGAAGACGATCACCGAGATCCAATTGCCACTGAACAATCTGCAGGCGAATGAGCCGCCGGCCAACGACCCACTGAGCCAGTGGCTCTCGTCGCTGTGGACGAAGTGGACGGATCACCTCCTGTACCAGGCGCTCATCGAGATCAAGGCGAAAGACGTGTCCGCGCGATTCGACATCACCCTGTTCAAAAAAGACGAGCACTACCTCTACCTGGACATCAAGCCCCGGTCGGACGCCGACAAGCGCGAGTTCCAGCACATTCGGGTCGCGCTCTATGGTCCCGAGCCGGCCACACAGAAGTGGGCGTACCTTCCGGCGCAGGTGTACGTCCTGAGGCCGAGCATGGACGCGGAGGTGTGGAAGTTCACCAACCCGCAGGTGAACCTCCCCGGCGTGGATGAAAAGAACTTCACCTTCGTGCCCATCAAGGGGTGGGACGTGAAGCAGGTACCGGCGCAGGTGCGACCGGACGCCAAGCCGTAA